The genomic DNA CATAACGAGCGGCAGATCAAAAACAATTCCAAACGTCTGCCCCATCATCCAGCCGGCGGCTCCGACAATACCCGCAGGGAGAAATAATTTTTTCGGAGCATCGAATACAACCGCAAAAAAGTAAGACGCAGTAAAACTAAACAGTAAATTGAATATCCAATCCATCATTATTCCTCCTTAAACGAATATTAGAACGGAAGATACGCCTGCACCTATCGCAAATGACGTGACCAGTGCTTCCGATGACTTAGTTGTAAACATCATCATATGTCCGCCAAATAAATCCTGAATTGCGTTAGTAATCAGCACACCAGGAACAATCGGCATAACCGACGAAATCAGCATCGTCGATAAATCCCCGCCGGGAATATAATAATGTCCGGTGACGACTGTTAATGCGATGGTAAGTCCGCCGAAAAATTCCGGTATAAACTGGGTTGGCGTCCGTCTTTTAATAATTTCCGTGATACAAATACCAAGCGCCCCGCCGGCAAGTGTCGTGAAAATATCTATCGGAAGACCGTCCTGTAAATACAGGAAGCTGAGCGCAATCAGTGCACCCGCTATCGTTTTAAACCAGACCGGATGGTCTTTTGTGGTGATATATATTTTTTCAAGCAGACCAAACGCTTCTTCCAGCGTCAGTTCATCCCGCACCAGTTTTCGTGACACACTGTTCACTTTGGAAATTTTGATTAAGTTGGTGTTTCTTTCTTTAATCCGGTATATTCTCGGATATGACTGGTCATGCAGTATAAAGTTAATCACAGTGTTTGTGACAAAACTGTTATTTTGAATGAAACCGTAATGTGAAGCTATGTAATTCATCGTGTCTTCAGTACGCGTTCCTTCAGCACCCGCTTCAAGCAGTATGCGTGCTGCGAGCATGACAACATCTTTAACCTGTTCCTCATGATCGTTGATATGAAGTTTTTCAACTTTCACTCACAACACCTCCAATGATATTCATATCTCTATAATAATATAAAAAATAAGCTTCAGCACCTGCTAAAGCTTACCACGATTATACATTCATTAACGATTTTACTGCTTCGAATTTTTCTGCTGCATCTTTGTAGCCCAATTCATATAAATTTTCGAGCTTTTCCTTGTTGCGCGTCGTTCTTCCGACACCTGAATCCTCACTTGGCGCAATCACAATAATATTGCCTGTTTTCTCCTGCTCGAAAATATAATCCAGTCTTTCGTTATAATGTTTATATCTTACTTTCATGCGTTCATCGACTTTCGGATACTTTTTATAGTTAATCATTGTCGACATTCTGCTCTGTTTTTTATAATAACCTTTCGGTTTCGTCAGCACGACGACATTTTTCGCATAGCCGTCACTTTCAGCTTTAATAATCGGCAGCGGATCCACAATGCCGCCGTCCAGCATATAGCGACCTTCATGTTCCACAGCATCTGCAAAAAATGGAATTGAGCTTGAGGCACGCAGCAATTTGCCGAGCGTTTTTTCATCGTAATCTTCTTTATAAAAATACATCGGCTCACCCGTCTCGCAATTCGTAGTTACGACAACGAACTCATCCGGCCCGTTAATAATCTTTTTAACATCGAGCGGAACTATATTATTTGGAATCTCATCAAAAATGAAATCCATGCCGAATAATTCTCCTTTTCGTATAAAGTTGCTGAATGATAAATATCTTTTATCATTCACGAAATCAATACTGACCGTACGGTTCCTTCCCTGCTGCTCCGAAAGGTAGGATGCCGCCATACAGGCACCCGCAGATACGCCGATAATATAAGGGAAATGTATATCGTGTTGTGCAAAATACTCAAGAACGCCCGCAGTATACAGACCGCGCATGCCTCCGCCCTCGAGAACAAGTCCTGTGTCATTCATTTCATCTTCTCCTTGTATCTCTTTGTAAAAATGTTTGTATTATATAAAGTATCACAGATTTCAGGCCGTTGTATAATTTACCGATTGATATT from Jeotgalicoccus saudimassiliensis includes the following:
- a CDS encoding patatin-like phospholipase family protein, whose amino-acid sequence is MNDTGLVLEGGGMRGLYTAGVLEYFAQHDIHFPYIIGVSAGACMAASYLSEQQGRNRTVSIDFVNDKRYLSFSNFIRKGELFGMDFIFDEIPNNIVPLDVKKIINGPDEFVVVTTNCETGEPMYFYKEDYDEKTLGKLLRASSSIPFFADAVEHEGRYMLDGGIVDPLPIIKAESDGYAKNVVVLTKPKGYYKKQSRMSTMINYKKYPKVDERMKVRYKHYNERLDYIFEQEKTGNIIVIAPSEDSGVGRTTRNKEKLENLYELGYKDAAEKFEAVKSLMNV
- a CDS encoding threonine/serine exporter family protein yields the protein MLAARILLEAGAEGTRTEDTMNYIASHYGFIQNNSFVTNTVINFILHDQSYPRIYRIKERNTNLIKISKVNSVSRKLVRDELTLEEAFGLLEKIYITTKDHPVWFKTIAGALIALSFLYLQDGLPIDIFTTLAGGALGICITEIIKRRTPTQFIPEFFGGLTIALTVVTGHYYIPGGDLSTMLISSVMPIVPGVLITNAIQDLFGGHMMMFTTKSSEALVTSFAIGAGVSSVLIFV